In the Thermotoga sp. genome, CCCGCGAGATTTCTTGTTGCCGGGATGGGAGACGCCCTTGCCACATGGTTCGAAGCGGAATCGTGCAGACAGAAGCACGCACCAAACATGACCGGAAGAATCGGTTCGATGACTGCTTATGCATTGGCAAAGCTCTGCTACGAAACACTCCTCGAGTACGGGGTGTTTGCAAAGAGATCGGTGGAAGAAAAGTCTGTTACCCCGGCTCTGGAAAGAATCGTTGAGGCTAACACACTTCTGAGCGGGCTGGGATTCGAAAGTGGCGGGCTGGCGGCTGCCCACGCTATCCACAACGGCCTCACCGTCTTGGAAAACACTCACGAGTATTTACACGGAGAGAAAGTTGCCATAGGAGTTCTCGCATCACTGTTTTTGACCGACAAACCCAGGGAGATGATCGAAGAGGTCTACTCCTTCTGCGAAGAAGTAGGATTGCCCACAACTTTGTCAGAAATAGGACTCGATGGTGTTTCAAACGAAGATTTAATAATGGTAGCCGAAAAAGCCTGTGACAAAAGCGAAACA is a window encoding:
- a CDS encoding iron-containing alcohol dehydrogenase; amino-acid sequence: PARFLVAGMGDALATWFEAESCRQKHAPNMTGRIGSMTAYALAKLCYETLLEYGVFAKRSVEEKSVTPALERIVEANTLLSGLGFESGGLAAAHAIHNGLTVLENTHEYLHGEKVAIGVLASLFLTDKPREMIEEVYSFCEEVGLPTTLSEIGLDGVSNEDLIMVAEKACDKSETIHNEPRPVTPKDVLFALKAADRYGRMRKNIT